Genomic window (Rossellomorea aquimaris):
ATAACCCTAGCTTATCTGCACCACGAGGCATCATACCCCCAAACATTTTCTCCATAAATCCTTTTTTCACAGGTACCATTTCTTCTTTTCTTAAAGCATTCAATCCCCAGAACGTATGGAAAATGGTTACGTCATGATCATAAGCTGCCGCACCGTTCGCAATGATATATGCAGCCATCGCTTTATCATAATCTCCACTAAAGAGAATAATATTGGTTGTTTTTCTTTCTGACATTGTATCTCCTCCTATTTACTATAAGGGGTATTGATCCCCTTAAAAAAATTTATCCTTTTTTAATCCAGAATGTAAATACATCCTTTTCTTCATTTGAATCGAGCAATTCATGTCCTGTAGATTTAGCCCACGCTGTTAAGTCACTTTTAGCACCTTTATCCGTTGTTTGAACCTCTAAAATTTGACCAGCTTCAATTTCTTTTATTGCCTTTCGAGTTTTCACAATAGGCATCGGGCAGGCTAATCCTTTTGCATCTAGTACTTTATCTGCTTTCATTTATAATTCCTCCTAAGAATGATTGTTTCTCAAAATACCTATAAGGGTATATTAATTGATAAAAAAATAGATGTCAACTTCTTTTTTTATCAACTCTTCACTAATAAATTCACTGCTTCTTTTACAAGGTCTTCTGTATTTTCACCCGTCTCTTGTGAATCCCTTACGCATTCTACAAGATTCATACTGACAATTAAGCCTACGGAACGGTCCAGAGCTGTTTTTGCTGCGGAAAGTTGTGTAATAACGTCTTTACAATCTTCCCCTTGCTCCATCATTCTAACGATTCCACGGAGCTGCCCTTCAACACGTTTAATTCGATTCTTAACTTGTGAATTGTATTCCATAAAGACACCTCCTGTTGGCTTGTTGATTTCTTGCTACATTCATAATGATATACCCCATTAGGTATAATGTCAAGGAGATAATC
Coding sequences:
- a CDS encoding sulfurtransferase TusA family protein, translating into MKADKVLDAKGLACPMPIVKTRKAIKEIEAGQILEVQTTDKGAKSDLTAWAKSTGHELLDSNEEKDVFTFWIKKG
- a CDS encoding metal-sensitive transcriptional regulator, with the protein product MEYNSQVKNRIKRVEGQLRGIVRMMEQGEDCKDVITQLSAAKTALDRSVGLIVSMNLVECVRDSQETGENTEDLVKEAVNLLVKS